One window of Perca flavescens isolate YP-PL-M2 chromosome 15, PFLA_1.0, whole genome shotgun sequence genomic DNA carries:
- the LOC114570022 gene encoding uncharacterized protein LOC114570022 → MKMSGRVTSCCVALFFALTSVSAVQRLRSINALKKINYGQSVPKHSLVLLYWFANTVEINNNNVIRLTFDPNNGDYGSHHYGNYEGLLDPLPLGNRYRYYTIGNLNHETSMPLPLYVVRPRTGYVGGNRDRIIICVREQNIAGQALQIDQVYITQHYDTSEHQGTPYDPDHTYRITTNLLRQIREFSVGEIQQQLLYLRNLYGSNADVLHIRNTWGDLACLGLLLYIVIQEKHSSNQHNNRHENKRNNQASKSHVPRNFQNQGYVAVNINDDEDHETRRTTWNRESGSYNTSVPCNNVKGWICCICCIGTICLILSIYLIFINKR, encoded by the coding sequence ATGAAGATGTCAGGAAGAGTCACGAGTTGCTGCGTAGCTCTGTTCTTTGCCCTGACTTCTGTGTCGGCTGTACAAAGGCTCCGTTCAATCAATGCTTTGAAGAAAATCAACTATGGCCAATCTGTGCCCAAACACAGCCTTGTGCTGCTCTACTGGTTTGCCAACACAGTTGAAATCAACAATAACAATGTCATAaggctgacctttgacccaaACAATGGAGATTATGGCTCACATCATTATGGCAACTATGAGGGGCTGCTGGACCCACTGCCTCTGGGAAATAGATACCGATACTACACTATTGGCAATCTCAATCATGAAACCTCCATGCCACTTCCACTTTATGTTGTCCGTCCCCGAACAGGGTATGTGGGAGGAAACAGGGACAGGATCATAATTTGTGTCAGGGAGCAGAACATAGCAGGGCAAGCTTTGCAGATAGATCAAGTGTATATCACACAGCATTATGACACTTCTGAACATCAGGGGACACCTTATGATCCAGATCATACCTACAGGATCACTACTAACCTCCTGAGACAGATCAGAGAGTTTTCTGTGGGAGAAATCCAACAGCAACTGTTGTATCTCAGAAACCTCTATGGAAGTAACGCTGATGTTTTACACATCAGAAACACATGGGGTGACCTTGCTTGCCTTGGACTGCTGTTGTATATTGTGATCCAGGAAAAGCACTCTTCTAACCAACACAACAACAGacatgaaaacaaaagaaataaccAGGCTTCGAAGAGCCACGTTCCTAGAAATTTTCAAAACCAAGGTTATGTTGCAGTGAATATCAACGATGATGAGGACCACGAAACCAGGAGGACGACTTGGAACAGAGAATCAGGCAGTTACAACACCTCAGTACCCTGTAACAACGTCAAGGGATGGATctgttgtatttgttgtattgGCACCATATGTTTaattttatctatttatttgatttttataAACAAAAGATAA
- the LOC114570023 gene encoding uncharacterized protein LOC114570023 codes for MMKMSGRVTSCCVALFFALTSVSAVQRLRSINALQKINYGQSVPKHSLVLLYWFANTVEIDNNNVIRLTFDPNDGDYGSHHYGNYEGLLDPLPLGNRYRYYTIGNLNHETSMPLPLYVVRPPTGYVGGNRDRIIIRVREQNIAGQALQIDQVYITQHYDTSEHQGTPYDPDHTYRITTNLLRQIREFSVGEIQQQLLHLRNLYGSNADVLHIRNTWGDLACLGLLLYIVIQEKHSSNKHNNRHENKRNNQASKSHVPRNFQNQGYVAVNINNEDHETRRTTGICNNSKGWICCFCCIATIGLILFIYFIFIKKR; via the coding sequence ATGATGAAGATGTCAGGAAGAGTCACGAGTTGCTGCGTAGCTCTGTTCTTTGCCCTGACTTCTGTGTCGGCTGTACAAAGGCTCCGTTCAATCAATGCTTTGCAGAAAATCAACTATGGCCAGTCTGTGCCCAAACACAGCCTTGTGCTGCTCTACTGGTTTGCCAACACAGTTGAAATCGACAATAACAATGTCATAaggctgacctttgacccaaACGATGGAGATTATGGCTCACATCATTATGGCAACTATGAGGGGCTGCTGGACCCACTGCCTCTGGGAAATAGATACCGATACTACACTATTGGCAATCTCAATCATGAAACCTCCATGCCACTTCCACTTTATGTTGTCCGTCCCCCAACAGGGTATGTGGGAGGAAACAGGGACAGGATCATAATTCGTGTCAGGGAGCAGAACATAGCAGGGCAAGCTTTGCAGATAGATCAAGTGTATATCACACAGCATTATGACACTTCTGAACATCAGGGGACACCTTATGATCCAGATCATACCTACAGGATCACTACTAACCTCCTGAGACAGATCAGAGAGTTTTCTGTGGGAGAAATCCAACAGCAACTGTTGCATCTCAGAAACCTCTATGGAAGTAACGCTGATGTTTTACACATCAGAAACACATGGGGTGACCTTGCTTGCCTTGGACTGCTGTTGTATATTGTGATCCAGGAAAAGCACTCTTctaacaaacacaacaacagacatgaaaacaaaagaaataaccAGGCTTCGAAGAGCCACGTTCCTAGAAATTTTCAAAACCAAGGTTATGTTGCAGTGAATATTAACAATGAGGACCACGAAACCAGGAGGACGACCGGGATCTGTAACAACAGCAAGGGGTGgatctgttgtttttgttgtattgcCACCATaggtttaattttatttatttattttatttttataaagaaaagataa